One Stratiformator vulcanicus genomic window, TTGAACCGTAATACGTTGCTGCGTTTTGTCGCGGAAGTGGGTGGAGATAAGGATCTTTAATGAGCGTTTGCATTCGCTTCAATTTCGTCATTATTTGTGTGGGCGCCCTACTCGGTGGGTATACCTCTTTCGCAGTTGCAGTTGATCGTCCGAACGTGGTACTGATCGTCAGCGATGATCAGCGCGTCGATACGATCGCGGCGCTGGGCAACGAGATCATCAAGACGCCACATCTTGACTCGCTCGTTCAAACCGGCACGACGTTTGAGAACGCCTACTGTCAGGGTTCGATGTATGGAGCGGTCTGCGTTTCCAGCCGGGCGATGTTGCTGTCCGGCGAGAATTTGTGGAAGGCGGATAAACATTTAACAGGACAGACCACGCTTCCCGAACACTTTCGCAACGCCGGTTATGCGACTTTTGGCTGCGGCAAATGGCACAACGGGCGAGAATCGTTCACGAGAAGTTTTAATGCCGGCGGAGCCATTTTCTTTGGTGGAATGAGTGATCACTTCGCCGTCCCGGTTCATGACTTCGATCCAGAAGACCGCTATCCCAAAAAGTCGAAGCGAATCGGAACGACACACTCGAGTGAATTATTTGCCGATGCGGCTGTGTCGTTTCTTAAAGGTCGCGAAGACGCGGAACAGCCCTTCTTTCTCTATCTGGCCTTTACAGCTCCGCATGATCCGCGGACACCTCCGGCACCTTATGACACGATGTACGATCCGGCCGACATGCCGCTGCCGCCGAATTTTTTGCCTGAGCATCCGTTTGATAACGGCGAGATGAAAATTCGGGACGAGAAGTTGGCGGAGTGGCCCCGCACGCCCGAAGTCGTCAAAGAACATCTCGCCGCGTATTACGGGATGATCTCGCACATGGATGCGCAGATCGGACGAGTCTTAAAAAAGCTCGATGAGAGCGGCGAGCGGGAGAACACATTGATCGTATTCCTTAGCGACCACGGCCTCGCAATCGGCAGCCACGGATTAATGGGGAAGCAAAACCTCTACGAGCACAGCATGAAGGCCCCGTTGATTTTTAGTGGTCCGGGTGTGGCTAAAAACCGGCGAGTCGATAATCTTTGCTACCTCCACGACGTTTTCAGCTTGGTTCTGACGCGGGCCGATGTGTCGGGCCGGTCCGTCGAGTCCCACAAGCTTGCCCGAGAAGTTTTCCCGCCGCTAAATACCAATGAAATGCAGAGGCGACTTCTGCGGTCACGGAGCGACGAAGCTGTGCCCGCATTCTTGCGCGAGTATCGCCGGGGCGTCGAACTCGCGTACAAGGATGAGCAGTTTTCCTACCGACAGGGAAAATGGAAAATCGTCGTCTATCCTGAGCAGAGGCTCGTCCAATTATTCAATTTAGAAGCCGATCCCAATGAGACGACGAACCTTGCCGGAGAGAAAGACGCACATTTTCACTTATCAAATCTCTGGAATCATTGGAATGACTCTCAGGTACTCTTTGATTCCAACTCAACGAAGAATCGCTTCAAGCTGGCACTGAATGATCTCAAACCCGCCCCGGACGGCAAACGCCCATGAGCGCTCCCATTCAAATCGTCAACGGCATCACGATGACTCCCGAGGGGGAGGTCTCGGTCGAATTGGGCCTTGAAGAAACGCTGTTCGATATTGCAGGTGCGATGGAAGCCCGAACCGAATTGCCGGTTGATCCGAATCATGTGCTGGCCGCAGTGATTCTTGCCTCCCGTGTCGGTCATGTGACGCCGCTGTACACGCTCAAGTCGGACGACCAGGAACTCATCGCGCTGCTCGACACCCATATTCGCGTTGTGTTTGACAAGTACGGCGGTCTGGTTTGCGAAGACGAGGACCTCTCGAACGAAAGCTGAGCGGCGAGGGGCCCTCCGAACGGATTCGCGGGAACCGGCCCGCAACGGTTGCGTTTGGTCCGCAAAAGGCACAGTCGTCAAGATCGCCATGATCGACAGCGATCCGCAACGTCGCGACCGAAGCATTCGGCAGAACCGCACCCCAACGTGTTGAAATGCGTCAACAGTGGGTGCTGCCAACTTGCATCGCGCAACCAGCGGGGGACAGTTAGAGCGTGAGGCAGTTCTCACGCCCAACCCACCCCCACCCCCGCATGGCAGGGAATCGCGATGCTCGTCTTAAGCCGCAAGAAGGATGAAAAAATTGTCATTGGCGACCAGATCACTTTGATGGTGATCGAGATTCGCGGTGACAAGGTCCGCCTCGGAATCGACGCGCCCAAGGACGTCAGTGTCCACCGGCAAGAGGTTTACGATGCGATCCGCAACGAACGCAACGGAACGAACGCCACGGCGTGAGCCGTCGGATGTCGCTACCGTGTTGACCTCTCTCGCGACCGAGTTTAGCCGCGTCCGGCAGGAAGTTGTTCCTGTCGAGCGCGGCTAAACTTTCGATCGCGTGATTTCGCTCCCCAGGCCCGCTATATTGTGGGGTTTTTCCCGTACCCTTGGGGAATGCCCGGCCATGTCGGAGCCTTTGAAATCGCCTGCGGGCAACGACCGATCCTACCGTGGTGGACTGATTCAGACCGAAGGCGAGCAACGCGTGCTCGTTCTCGACTTCGGATCGCAGACCGCGCAATTGATCGCCCGCCGCGTGCGTGAGCAGGACGTGTTCTGCCAGATCGTGCGCCCGGATCTTTCGGCCGACCGGATTCGCGAACTCGCTCCGAAGGGTCTGATCCTATCCGGAGGCCCGGCCAGCGTTTACGCCGAAGGGGCTCCGCAGCCCGACCCGGCGATTTTCGACCTCGACGTCCCGATCCTCGGCATCTGCTACGGCATGCAGATCGTTTGCCGGGCCATGGGAAGTGAGATCAAACCCGGCAAGTCCCGCGAATTCGGACGCACCGAAGCGACCGTCACCGACTCGTCCGATCTCTTCTTCGGTATTACCGACTCATTTACGGCATGGATGAGCCATGGCGACCAGGTCGAAGGCTTGAGCGAAAATTTTGATCCGCTCGCGGTGACCGATACGTGCCCCGCGGCGGCGGTCCGGCACAAAGAGCGACCGATCTTCGGGCTTCAGTTCCACCCGGAAGTCACGCACACGCAGTTCGGTGGGCAACTGTTGAAGAATTTCGTCCGCGATATCTGCGGGGCGAAAGGCAGTTGGAAGATCAGTTCTCTGATCGAGCAGGAAGTCGAAGCGATTCGGCAGCGCGTCGGCAGTTCGCGTGTGATCTGCGGGCTGTCGGGCGGTGTCGATTCGTCCGTCGTGGCGGCCCTGCTGGCCAAAGCGATTGGGACTCAGGTTTCGTGCATCTTTGTTGATAACGGCCTGCTGCGAAAAAACGAGCGAGACAAGGTCAGCAAGCGGTTCGGCGATCACTTCAAGACCGATCTGCACGTCGTCGATGCCCGCGATCGTTTCATGTCGGCCCTGGCCGGCGTCTCTGATCCGCAGAAGAAACGCAAGATCATCGGCCGCGAGTTCATCGAGGTCTTCAAACACGAAGCGAAGTCGATCGATGACGCCCGCTTTCTCGCGCAGGGAACACTTTATCCCGATGTGATTGAATCGGGGGCCAATCCTGACGGCCCGGCGGCAACGATCAAATCGCACCACAACGTCGGCGGCCTGCCCGAAGAACTCGGATTCGAGCTGATCGAACCGCTGCGCGAGTTATTCAAAGACGAAGTTCGGCAGATGGGGGCGGAACTGGGTTTGCCCGACGAATTAATTTGGCGGCATCCGTTCCCGGGCCCCGGATTGGCGGTTCGTTGTCTTGGCGAAGTGACCGAAGAGCGTCTGGAGGTCCTGCGAGAGGCCGATGCCCTGCTGATCGACGAGTTGTATCGCAACAATCTCTACCGCGAGATTCAGCAGGCCTTCGCCGTACTGCTCCCCGTACAATCGGTCGGCGTGATGGGTGACGGTCGAACCTACGAAAATGCCGTCGCGATACGGGCTGTGCAGTCGAGCGATTTTATGACCGCCGACTGGTATCCGATGCCGCACGATGTACTCGGTCGGATCGCCACGCGAATCATCAACAGCGTCCGCGGTGTGAACCGTGTCGTCTACGACGTCAGCAGCAAACCCCCCGCGACGATCGAGTGGGAATGAGTTCTCAGGCCGTGCTCGACGACGTTTTGCGAAGCTTCCGTAAATTCCGTGTTCCCCCCAGTTGCTTTTCGTGTCGGGATTTGACTCAATATCGATGCGATCGATTGAGCCAGTTCTCCAAGAGGGGTCAACAATGCGGAATTTTCTGTTCGGACTGATTGCGGCGGCTGCCGTCACCTTCTCAGCCGGTCCGGCTGAGGCCACATGGTGGGGCTACGGATACTATGGCTATTACGGGCCATATTATTCGAGTTACTACACACCCTACTATGCTGGCTACTACGCTCCGGCAGGCGGCTTGTACACGACGCACTACACTCCGTATCCCGTTTCGTACACGACCTACTACGGCAGTTACGGAGCTTACTACGGCGCCTCGGCGTTCACGCCGATCGCGTATCGGCCCGTCTATCCGACGTACAGTTCGTTCTACTACCCGACCTTCGGCGTCTATCCGACGACCTCGTACTACGGGTATTACGGCTACGTCTGGTAGACAGCACAATCGCTCGACGATGGTCTATTTCGGCGATGGATCGATGATCGTCGCCGAGACGGGGCGATGGTCGGACCCGATCGGCGGTCCGACCGTTCGGCTGGTCGTCACCATCCCGTGTGAAACGAGGATGTGATCGATCGGTGTCCACAGGAGGCGCTGATGATCCGGCCAAGTGCCGAGATAGCCGAAGCCCGCTCGCGAGTCTTTCACGCGGCCATCGCGAAGCAGGTCGCCGAAGAAAGGTGACCAAGGCGACGTGTTCAAGTCCCCGCAAATGATGACCCGCCCGTCCTGCTGCTTCGAAAGTGCAGCTAGGGCTGCGAGATGCCGGTTCCGTGCTCCCCAATGATCATTGCCCACTGGTGGCAGCGGATGAGTGGCGATGATCGTCCAAGTTTCGTCTTCGAGACGAATTCTCGCCACGATGGTCGGAACGTCGGAATCGGCTAGAAATAGAATCCGGCTCATCTCAAACGGCTGCGTGCTGAGCAGGGCGATCCCGAAGTTGTCGTTTCGCGAATCGACGATCTGGTAGGGATAGAAATCAAGCTCGTCCAGCACGTTCGCCCAACGAGCGTCGACCTCCAATACGGCGAGAACGTCGGGGCGCGCTGCTTCAGCCCATTTCAAAAATGAAGCGTGGTCGCGGTTATCGGTTCGGACGTTCGCTGAGGCGATCCGCAACTTCGGCCCGTCGCGAACGTCGCTTTGGCGGTTGATGGGCATCCCGCTTAACAAGATGAGGCCGTTGATCGCGACAAGAGCTCCCGCTGCAACGGCCCACCACTTCATTCGAGCGATCATGAATCCGATCGCGAACGGAATTGTTCCGAGCGTCAGTTGCAGCGGAAACGACGTGAGCGCCTCGCAAAACCAATGCAGGCGGGCAAGTAGCATCAAAAGCGTAGGCAGCGAGGCTGCGACGAACAGCCCACACGAAATCCGGCGCACGCTCTGGCCAAATTTTTGCGCCGCATCGTCCAGCGGGATTGATCAGCCTCGGCCACCGTTGATGTTCTCAACAGCTGACTCGCTACCGCGGCTTCGCGGCGGTGGAAGCGAAATCGCACCGCATCGCAAGATCGTCACCAACCATAATTTTCCCGGTCAGATAGAAGGTGTCTTTCAAGCGATCGGTAATCTCCGCGTAGATCTCGACGGTATCGCCGGGACGGACCATGCGACGAAACTTGACTTTGTTCGCCCGTGCGACGACCGGGACTTTGCCGTCTTCGACCGGCTGAATCGGAGCAATCAACACCGCCGAGGCCTGAAAGCACATCTCGCACTGGATCACGCCGGGCAAGACGGGGAAGTCGGGATAGTGTCCTTGAAATACCCAAATGGATGGGTCGAGGTGCTTCCGCGCATGAATCTTCTGCTCATCCACCTCGACGACTTCGTCGAGCCAGAGAAACGGATCGCGATGGGGGATCAGGTCTTGAATTTGGGCTTTATTGAGCATGCGCTGGCTTTGTTGACTATTAATTGCTGTTTGTCAGGTTTTCGAATCTGCTCCAAGACTGTTATTTCGCAACCAGTCGCGGAACTCGCGCATTAACGTCGTGTCGTCAGTTTCGAGGGACCGCTTCAGAAATTGCTTAAGATCAGCCGGCCTGAACCCGTGGAAAATTTTGCTGGTGTCCGCATCAATAAAAACGTCATGTTCGATGACTTGGCAATGGATTTCTCCATCCCGAAATCGCCAAAGCTCTCCCACTCCAAGAGCTTCGTAGATTGATTCGCGACCGAGCCGGGGAGGCGAAACATCGACTTCGATCGCAAGATCGGGTGGGGGATCGGCGTCGAGATCAAGAACCTTCTTCCCACGCGTCGCCGACTCGTTCGTAATGTAATAACAGTGGTCCGGCTCTAAACCCTTCTGCAAATCAGATCGCTTGCATGTCATATCGTCGCAGCACCGTCGGGGCAGCCGGTATTCGTCAGTAAGTACGATCACGAATTGGTTGAACAAGCCGCAGAGCCAGCCGTGATATGAGCCGATCGTCATGAAGCTCAGTCTCCCTCGATCATACGTGAGCCGCACGTGTCGACCGGTCATCATGCGATCGAAATGCTCATAGTCCTCCCAAGAAATATCGTGGAGGACGGTGTAGACCGCTTCTTTTGCGCGACTATATTTTTGCGGCACTTCGAGAACTGAAGACATTAAAGTGTCCCCCAACCATAGTTGTCCGGAAGAGCTATGTTACACAGTCGCAGGCGCCGGCGTCAGATATTGATCCACCTTGTTCGATACGATCACGCCGTAGTTCACTGCGCCGAGCCAGCCTGACATGATGATACCCACGCTGCCGGCATGGTAGAGGCCGGCGATCTGTTCGGGGAGCGTTTCGCTGACCTTGAGACCTTCGAACTTGGTGCCGAAGCTTGCGCCGGCGAGGTGGCGGGTGTAGTGCTGAAACGTACGCGGCGTCGACGCTTCAATGTGATCGAGCTTGCTGCGGATGTCGGGTACATATTGCTCCAAGCAGTCGAGCGTCGAGTCGCAAAGCTGTTTCTTAGATGCCTCGTATTCTTCCTCGGAGAGGTACGCCCAGTCGTCATAGTTCGCGTTTGTGGATGAGACGACCAGCCAGCGGTCGGAGCCGGGGCGAGTTTCGGGATAGTAGAAGCTGAAGGTGCGGCTGCTGACGTCTCGGCTGAGCATCGCGTTGGCGTCGAAGCCTTCATGCTCCGAATGGAACAGAAGGTCGCCGACGTTGTCGAAACCTTCGCCCGGCTTAAGTGCGATGTAAACCTGGCAACTGCTGTTGTTGAGCCGGACGGCTTTGGTGTCTTCGACGTAGCTCGGGTCGAAGTGGTCCTCGCCGACGAGTTTCAGAATCGTCGACTTGATGTTCGCGTTCGAAACGATCGCCTTGCACCCGATGCGGCGGCCGTTGACATGGACGGCGGAGACTCGGCGGTCGGGGGTGACTTCGATCTTTTCGACGAGCGTGCGAATGCGGATGTCGACGCCGTTTCGCTCCATCTCCGCCTTCATCTGCTTCACCAGATGATCGGTGCCCCCTTGGAACGTGAAGACCCCCTTGTGCATGAAATTCGAGAAGACGATTCCGTAGGTGATGGCGGGATCGTCAAGCGTTGAGCCGTTGGCGTAGGTGATCGGCTCCATCAGCATTCGCACGACGTCGCTGCGACCGGGGAAGAACCGCTCGAACAATTCGCGCGTCGTGGTCGTCTGGTCGTCGTAGTAGTTCATCGACCGGGCATGGTCGAAGAACGCCTGCACGACCTCCGGCTCGATCCCGAATTTCTCGATGATGTGCTTCGTGAAGTCCTGCCGGTCGAAAGTCGTTCGCAGCGAGAACTGCGGATTCTCGAAGCGGATGCCTTTGAGCTGCACGATCGAGTCGGCGATCTCCTGCGTCCAATACTTGCGACACGACTTTTTCATCCCGATGGGAAAGCCGTGCAGCGAGATATCGAAGATGTGCCCGCCGGAGCGTTTGAACCAGGTCGCCATCCCGCCGAGTTGGTAATGGTGTTCGAGCAGCAGGACGGAAAATCCCTGCCGGGCGAGAATGTTGGCGCTGGTCAGGCCAGCGAGTCCGGAGCCGATTACGACGACGTCGTACTCGTCGCGGGCACCTTTCAGGAAATCTTTGGGCATCGGATTTGGAGGTCGCTCGAATGAGCCGAGGAGGGCTGTGGATCGCTGCAAGGATTCTGTGGAGAAGAATGTAACCCGGCGAGCGGGCAAAGCAAAATCCAGTGACGGCACGATCGAGGGAGATCAACAGACACTCGGTGCCGTTTCAACGGCGAAACTGCTAATCTCCGCGACTTCAAAGTGCCGTTTAGCAGCGATTCAGGTCGAGAGGACGGGAGCGAATGGGTTTCATTGAGCGGTTCGGGCTGGGCTGGAAAGCCCTCATTGCGGCATGTTCCGATGAAGAGACGGCCGATCAGATCGGTGACGTTTTAGTCGGGAAAACTCCCAAACTGCCCGAGCCGCAGGGGGCTCCGACGCCGCTGAAGCCGGTCAGGAGCGAGGCGATCACGCTGCTCGCGACGCTCCAATCAGAGGCGCGGCTGCTCGACTTCCTGATGGAAGATATCGGCCCGTACGAAGATGCGCAAATCGGGGCGGCCGTTCGCGACGTGCATCGCGATACGCGAAAAGTCCTCGATCGGATGCTTTCTGTATCGCCCGTCGTCGATCAGGAGGACGGAACCGAGGTGCCACTCGGAGAATCGTACGATCCTGCAACGATGCGACTTGTCGGAAACGTCACGGGCGAGACTCCTCCATCCGGTCGGCTGACCCATCACGGCTGGGCTGCCTCGAAAGTTGAAATTCCCAAATGGTCGGGTGATGAAGCGGCGGCGAAAATTATCGCGCCGGCCGAAGTTGAAGTGTGAGTCGAGAACAATGTCCAAAAATTACTGCGTCGGGATCGATCTCGGCACGACGAATAACGTGTTAGCGTTTGCGGCTACCAGCGAAGACGACGCGTCCGTGGAACTACTCGGCATCCCGCAACTAGTCTCACCGGGGACGGTCGAGACGCGATCGTCACTGCCGTCGTTCCATTACGCCCCCGCGGAGTCAGAACAGACCTCCGGAGCATTCGATCTCCCATGGGCGAGCGACAATGACTTCGTCGTCGGCGAGTACGCCCGTCGTCGATCGGCGGAGGCTCCGGATCGTGTCGTGAGCGCGGCGAAGTCGTGGTTGTGTCACGGGAAGGTCGATCGACATGCCGACATCCTTCCGTGGCAGGCTCCGAAAGATGTCGCAAAGGTTTCGCCGGTTGAAGTCTCACGGCGATTTATCGCGCATCTCGTCGGGGCATGGGAAGCCAATTTCCCTGACGCGCCGCTCGCTGAGCAGCACGTCGCGCTCACGGTACCCGCTTCATTCGACGCTGCAGCTCGCGAATTGACACGCGAGGCCGCGTTGGCGGCGGGACTGCCGAATGATCTGATTCTGCTCGAAGAACCGCAGGCGGCGATCTATGCGTGGCTGCATCAGGCGGGCGATTCGTGGCGTAAACAAGCGAACGCCGGCGATCGCATCCTCGTCTGCGATGTCGGGGGAGGAACGACCGACCTGACGCTCGTCAGCGTGGAAGATGAAGCGGGCGACCTGACGCTCAAACGGATTGCGGTCGGCGATCACCTGTTGGTCGGCGGCGACAACATGGACCTCGCTCTTGCGCATCGGGCATCGCAGTTGTTTGCCGACAAGGGCGTCAAGCTCGACCCGTGGCAGTCGGTCTCGCTGTGGCACGCCTGCCGCGGGGCGAAGGAGCAACTGCTGACGGCCGACGCCCCGGATTCGCATTCAGTCTCCGTTTTGGGCCGGGGAAGCAAACTGATCGGCGGAACGGTGACGGTCGACCTGCCGCGAACGGCAACAGAAGAAACGCTGCTGGACGGCTTCTTTCCAGACTGCGAGATCGACAATGCTCCTCAAAGACAGCGGACCTCGGGTTTTCAGGAGATCGGTCTGCCGTACGAGTCGGACCCGGCGATCACCAAGCACATCGCTGCGTTTCTCACGCGGCACGGTGAGGACGAACCGGTTTGTCCCTCTCGCGTTTTGGTGAACGGTGGCGTGTTCAAGTCGGCGAAGATTGCCGCGCGACTGCTCAGCGTGATCGACTCGTGGTTCGGCGAAGACGTCTCCTATCTGCAGAGCGATCCTGACCTCGATCACGCCGTCGCCAAG contains:
- a CDS encoding 3-hydroxyacyl-ACP dehydratase FabZ family protein, with the protein product MLNKAQIQDLIPHRDPFLWLDEVVEVDEQKIHARKHLDPSIWVFQGHYPDFPVLPGVIQCEMCFQASAVLIAPIQPVEDGKVPVVARANKVKFRRMVRPGDTVEIYAEITDRLKDTFYLTGKIMVGDDLAMRCDFASTAAKPR
- a CDS encoding phytoene desaturase family protein gives rise to the protein MPKDFLKGARDEYDVVVIGSGLAGLTSANILARQGFSVLLLEHHYQLGGMATWFKRSGGHIFDISLHGFPIGMKKSCRKYWTQEIADSIVQLKGIRFENPQFSLRTTFDRQDFTKHIIEKFGIEPEVVQAFFDHARSMNYYDDQTTTTRELFERFFPGRSDVVRMLMEPITYANGSTLDDPAITYGIVFSNFMHKGVFTFQGGTDHLVKQMKAEMERNGVDIRIRTLVEKIEVTPDRRVSAVHVNGRRIGCKAIVSNANIKSTILKLVGEDHFDPSYVEDTKAVRLNNSSCQVYIALKPGEGFDNVGDLLFHSEHEGFDANAMLSRDVSSRTFSFYYPETRPGSDRWLVVSSTNANYDDWAYLSEEEYEASKKQLCDSTLDCLEQYVPDIRSKLDHIEASTPRTFQHYTRHLAGASFGTKFEGLKVSETLPEQIAGLYHAGSVGIIMSGWLGAVNYGVIVSNKVDQYLTPAPATV
- the csrA gene encoding carbon storage regulator CsrA, with the translated sequence MLVLSRKKDEKIVIGDQITLMVIEIRGDKVRLGIDAPKDVSVHRQEVYDAIRNERNGTNATA
- a CDS encoding DUF2760 domain-containing protein yields the protein MGFIERFGLGWKALIAACSDEETADQIGDVLVGKTPKLPEPQGAPTPLKPVRSEAITLLATLQSEARLLDFLMEDIGPYEDAQIGAAVRDVHRDTRKVLDRMLSVSPVVDQEDGTEVPLGESYDPATMRLVGNVTGETPPSGRLTHHGWAASKVEIPKWSGDEAAAKIIAPAEVEV
- the guaA gene encoding glutamine-hydrolyzing GMP synthase, with the translated sequence MSEPLKSPAGNDRSYRGGLIQTEGEQRVLVLDFGSQTAQLIARRVREQDVFCQIVRPDLSADRIRELAPKGLILSGGPASVYAEGAPQPDPAIFDLDVPILGICYGMQIVCRAMGSEIKPGKSREFGRTEATVTDSSDLFFGITDSFTAWMSHGDQVEGLSENFDPLAVTDTCPAAAVRHKERPIFGLQFHPEVTHTQFGGQLLKNFVRDICGAKGSWKISSLIEQEVEAIRQRVGSSRVICGLSGGVDSSVVAALLAKAIGTQVSCIFVDNGLLRKNERDKVSKRFGDHFKTDLHVVDARDRFMSALAGVSDPQKKRKIIGREFIEVFKHEAKSIDDARFLAQGTLYPDVIESGANPDGPAATIKSHHNVGGLPEELGFELIEPLRELFKDEVRQMGAELGLPDELIWRHPFPGPGLAVRCLGEVTEERLEVLREADALLIDELYRNNLYREIQQAFAVLLPVQSVGVMGDGRTYENAVAIRAVQSSDFMTADWYPMPHDVLGRIATRIINSVRGVNRVVYDVSSKPPATIEWE
- a CDS encoding Uma2 family endonuclease, coding for MSSVLEVPQKYSRAKEAVYTVLHDISWEDYEHFDRMMTGRHVRLTYDRGRLSFMTIGSYHGWLCGLFNQFVIVLTDEYRLPRRCCDDMTCKRSDLQKGLEPDHCYYITNESATRGKKVLDLDADPPPDLAIEVDVSPPRLGRESIYEALGVGELWRFRDGEIHCQVIEHDVFIDADTSKIFHGFRPADLKQFLKRSLETDDTTLMREFRDWLRNNSLGADSKT
- a CDS encoding sulfatase-like hydrolase/transferase, translated to MSVCIRFNFVIICVGALLGGYTSFAVAVDRPNVVLIVSDDQRVDTIAALGNEIIKTPHLDSLVQTGTTFENAYCQGSMYGAVCVSSRAMLLSGENLWKADKHLTGQTTLPEHFRNAGYATFGCGKWHNGRESFTRSFNAGGAIFFGGMSDHFAVPVHDFDPEDRYPKKSKRIGTTHSSELFADAAVSFLKGREDAEQPFFLYLAFTAPHDPRTPPAPYDTMYDPADMPLPPNFLPEHPFDNGEMKIRDEKLAEWPRTPEVVKEHLAAYYGMISHMDAQIGRVLKKLDESGERENTLIVFLSDHGLAIGSHGLMGKQNLYEHSMKAPLIFSGPGVAKNRRVDNLCYLHDVFSLVLTRADVSGRSVESHKLAREVFPPLNTNEMQRRLLRSRSDEAVPAFLREYRRGVELAYKDEQFSYRQGKWKIVVYPEQRLVQLFNLEADPNETTNLAGEKDAHFHLSNLWNHWNDSQVLFDSNSTKNRFKLALNDLKPAPDGKRP
- a CDS encoding Hsp70 family protein, with amino-acid sequence MSKNYCVGIDLGTTNNVLAFAATSEDDASVELLGIPQLVSPGTVETRSSLPSFHYAPAESEQTSGAFDLPWASDNDFVVGEYARRRSAEAPDRVVSAAKSWLCHGKVDRHADILPWQAPKDVAKVSPVEVSRRFIAHLVGAWEANFPDAPLAEQHVALTVPASFDAAARELTREAALAAGLPNDLILLEEPQAAIYAWLHQAGDSWRKQANAGDRILVCDVGGGTTDLTLVSVEDEAGDLTLKRIAVGDHLLVGGDNMDLALAHRASQLFADKGVKLDPWQSVSLWHACRGAKEQLLTADAPDSHSVSVLGRGSKLIGGTVTVDLPRTATEETLLDGFFPDCEIDNAPQRQRTSGFQEIGLPYESDPAITKHIAAFLTRHGEDEPVCPSRVLVNGGVFKSAKIAARLLSVIDSWFGEDVSYLQSDPDLDHAVAKGAAFYAQSKQQGGIRIRGGTARSYYVGIESSGLAIPGLPRPLRALCVVPFGMEEGSSVEVPSTEVGVVVGEPAQFRFFSSPSRKQDAPGDLLPGVDDEELAETDPLETTLEQSDDSEETFVPVSFEANVTELGMLELWCRHAESDRRWKLEFSVRDDVAEESQ
- a CDS encoding endonuclease/exonuclease/phosphatase family protein, translating into MLLARLHWFCEALTSFPLQLTLGTIPFAIGFMIARMKWWAVAAGALVAINGLILLSGMPINRQSDVRDGPKLRIASANVRTDNRDHASFLKWAEAARPDVLAVLEVDARWANVLDELDFYPYQIVDSRNDNFGIALLSTQPFEMSRILFLADSDVPTIVARIRLEDETWTIIATHPLPPVGNDHWGARNRHLAALAALSKQQDGRVIICGDLNTSPWSPFFGDLLRDGRVKDSRAGFGYLGTWPDHQRLLWTPIDHILVSHGMVTTSRTVGPPIGSDHRPVSATIIDPSPK